The following proteins come from a genomic window of Aspergillus luchuensis IFO 4308 DNA, chromosome 3, nearly complete sequence:
- the MRPL17 gene encoding mitochondrial 54S ribosomal protein mL46 (BUSCO:EOG09263FAK;~COG:J;~EggNog:ENOG410PMZF;~InterPro:IPR040008,IPR015797,IPR021757;~PFAM:PF11788;~go_function: GO:0003735 - structural constituent of ribosome [Evidence IEA];~go_function: GO:0016787 - hydrolase activity [Evidence IEA]), producing the protein MSSGSNGARRVASLLRPAISDPRVCRSCQETLVRRSYATASTQASTETPSTAASAFPVVKPTHTIKAGVVLSRPPQITRDLTDFEKAYYFYQKRLNERLQLPFTKYFYFKRGTPADEDWKRKIRERQTPARDIGKYNPYSKEAWNDELLVGAVESDPAHQVEMLVQDAESTVNATSQDTSKKEEIPRPFPRVTEADQKNDQRSLNRALQRTLYLLVQSKDGFWTFPSSPIVAEETLRQAAERTLEQAAGVNMNTWMVGYHPVGHYVYNFRNPSKLATGPAGEKVFFMKSRIMAGQADLSGNAQNLTDFKWLSKDEISKFVKPQYYASVKNMLADR; encoded by the exons ATGTCGTCAGGGTCCAATGGTGCCAGGCGCGTAGCGTCGCTTTTGC GGCCTGCGATCTCCGATCCCAGAGTGTGCAGAAGCTGTCAAGAGACGCTTGTCCGCCGCAGTTACGCCACGGCCTCTACACAGGCTTCCACAGAAACTCCCTCCACCGCCGCATCAGCCTTCCCCGTCGTGAAGCCCACCCATACCATCAAGGCCGGCGTGGTCCTCTCCCGTCCTCCTCAAATCACCCGCGACCTTACCGACTTCGAGAAGGCGTACTATTTCTACCAGAAGCGATTGAACGAGCGTCTCCAGCTACCTTTCACAAAATACTTCTACTTCAAGCGTGGAACGCCCGCTGACGAGGACTGGAAGCGCAAGATCCGCGAGCGTCAGACCCCCGCACGCGACATCGGCAAGTACAACCCGTACTCGAAGGAGGCATGGAACGATGAACTCCTCGTTGGAGCCGTCGAGTCGGACCCGGCCCACCAGGTGGAGATGCTTGTGCAGGATGCGGAGTCGACGGTCAATGCCACTTCCCAGGATACtagcaagaaggaagagattcCGAGACCTTTCCCCCGGGTGACGGAGGCGGACCAGAAGAACGATCAGAGAAGCCTCAACCGGGCACTGCAGAGGACTCTTTATCTCCTTGTGCAGTCCAAGGATGGTTTCTGGACGTTCCCCAGCTCCCCCATCGTGGCTGAAGAGACTCTTCGTCAG GCTGCCGAACGTACCCTCGAGCAAGCCGCCGGTGTCAACATGAACACCTGGATGGTCGGCTACCACCCCGTGGGCCACTACGTCTACAACTTCCGCAACCCGAGCAAGCTGGCAACCGGCCCCGCAGGCGAGAAGGTCTTCTTCATGAAGTCGCGCATCATGGCCGGCCAGGCCGACCTTTCCGGAAACGCTCAGAACCTGACCGACTTCAAGTGGCTGTCGAAGGACGAGATTTCGAAGTTCGTGAAGCCGCAGTACTACGCCAGCGTCAAGAACATGCTGGCCGATCGGTAA
- a CDS encoding pinin family protein (COG:S;~EggNog:ENOG410PRS1;~InterPro:IPR006786,IPR039853;~PFAM:PF04696): MTEGTLASAVALPDQDTTTIPSPEAGLKRRQSSIEDPDSENKRRRLSSQTEHHDDTQSIPDRKQASPEVTERKPRRGAGRDEERKRGQRLFGALLGTLSQSSTSAAQKRRADIERRQQDKLKLQDEEYGELKKKRREELAVIRKKEQRFYEEESMRTRHSNMIAMAHFLKTRTEPVLYYKPWQLRAEDEDIIQDQIKEAEATVAREVAEFEARYSSHEEKNPEQQEEKMQEAEHEETQEPASVSESDAMENKSVAQASSVTMGAETTADGGSEEAKAETSPANDSNVSTSMDHDRSDIHRHDDDGGEVEEDQEDTVIY, encoded by the exons ATGACCGAAgg AACTCTCGCGTCGGCCGTCGCCCTCCCCGACCAGGACACTACTACAATCCCGTCCCCAGAAGCAGGGCTAAAGCGGCGACAGTCGTCGATTGAAGACCCAGACTCGGAGAACAAACGCCGTCGTCTTAGCTCACAAACGGAACATCATGATGACACCCAGTCAATTCCGGATCGCAAACAGGCCTCACCGGAGGTAACAGAACGGAAACCGCGGCGTGGCGCAGGACGGGATGAGGAGCGCAAACGCGGCCAACGACTATTCGGTGCTCTGCTGGGGACGCTTTCGCAGAGCTCGACCTCGGCGGCCCAAAAGCGACGTGCGGATATTGAACGACGACAACAGGATAAGCTGAAGTTGCAGGATGAAGAATATggagagctgaagaagaagaggcgggAGGAACTGGCGGTGATtcggaagaaggagcagaggTTCTACGAGGAGGAATCG ATGCGCACGCGCCACTCGAATATGATTGCGATGGCTCATTTCCTTAAGACGAGGACAGAGCCGGTATTA TACTACAAGCCGTGGCAGCTAagggcggaggatgaggatataATACAGGACCAGATTAAAGAAGCGGAAGCTACTGTCGCAAGAGAAGTGGCGGAGTTCGAAGCACGCTATTCGTCCcacgaggagaagaaccccgagcagcaggaggagaagatgcaggaGGCTGAGCATGAAGAGACCCAGGAACCAGCCTCGGTGTCCGAGTCAGACGCCATGGAGAATAAGAGCGTCGCTCAAGCGTCTTCGGTGACTATGGGAGCTGAGACGACAGCCGATGGAGGCTCCGAAGAAGCCAAAGCCGAGACCTCACCTGCTAATGACAGCAATGTATCTACTAGTATGGACCATGACCGCTCGGATATCCATCGAcacgacgatgatggcggtgAAGTGGAAGAGGACCAAGAAGATACGGTAATCTATTAG
- the pex26 gene encoding protein pex26 (COG:S;~EggNog:ENOG410PJ0F;~TransMembrane:1 (o388-406i)), translated as MADDSSYMSASQSQLLSSSTSSLSPSKLCSKTYKKASNLYLTLRLQEALSALEPAITVVRGADEQFVNGDDSVAPVASAQPTWRIKVWNLYITLLSQIIELGPEEGKKLFGQKEWKAISTTVRDGEIWETVVRTGYRGLEGSVDAEVVYNLATLLLKHSPSQKLNQQRLETYLSSYGQPNLDISDHLTSGSSTPRANGGTDTPKDLAARVRIIELFTLHVLPANEEWEYAQEFINLSEVLDEDRKELFLQTLEGLKEEKQQGELRAAALQREKDAELERQAREAERRRVEEAEAAERAQKGHGRSGSEVDYGIEKTYPNGSIKGKGRFAEKQSSKPGTSAGRTAFSPPGSKNIKKTEKPEARAKQSRALINVVRNILKYVSKSIAGNPLSFARTLLFMLGIIAALSRQDVRERIRRITGSGWQKIKGTVGMGVKVSYI; from the exons ATGGCCGACGATAGTTCCTACATGTCGGCGTCCCAGTCGCAACTCCTCTCCTCGTCCACATCTTCATTGTCTCCCTCCAAGCTTTGCTCAAAAACATATAAGAAGGCGTCAAATCTCTATCTGACACTACGGTTACAAGAAGCACTTTCAGCCCTTGAGCCTGCGATTACGGTGGTCAGGGGAGCCGACGAGCAGTTCGTCAATGGCGATGATTCCGTCGCGCCCGTTGCTTCAGCCCAGCCGACCTGGCGGATTAAAGTGTGGAATCTGTACATTACACTCCTGAGCCAAATCATTGAATTGGGTCCTGAAGAAGGCAAGAAGCTGTTTGGgcagaaagaatggaaggcCATCTCGACCACTGTTCGCGATGGTGAGATCTGGGAGACCGTTGTACGCACGGGGTATAGAGGCTTGGAGGGATCAGTGGATGCAGAAGTCGTATATAACCT AGCAACTCTCCTGTTGAAACACTCGCCTTCACAGAAACTCAATCAACAACGGCTTGAAACATACCTATCGTCTTATGGACAACCCAATCTGGACATATCAGACCATCTGACTAGTGGCTCATCTACACCGCGGGCAAATGGTGGTACGGATACCCCGAAAGACCTGGCTGCTAGGGTGAGAATAATCGAGCTGTTCACCCTACATGTTCTTCCCGCAAATGAAGAGTGGGAGTATGCGCAGGAGTTCATCAACCTGAGTGAAGTTCTCGATGAGGACCGGAAGGAGCTATTTCTGCAGACGCTAGAAGGCctgaaagaagagaaacagcAAGGGGAGCTGCGCGCCGCTGCCCTCCAGCGGGAGAAGGATGCCGAGCTGGAAAGACAAGCGCGAGAGGCAGAGCGCCGCAGGGTAGAGGAAGCCGAGGCTGCTGAACGTGCGCAGAAAGGACATGGACGCAGCGGTAGTGAGGTGGATTACGGGATTGAGAAGACCTATCCCAATGGCAGCATAAAGGGCAAAGGGAGGTTCGCAGAGAAGCAATCCAGCAAACCAGGTACCTCCGCAGGTCGGACGGCCTTCTCACCTCCTGGCTCCAAGAATATCAAAAAGACCGAGAAGCCCGAGGCGCGGGCCAAGCAATCACGAGCACTGATCAACGTGGTGCGCAATATCCTAAAATACGTCAGCAAGAGCATCGCAGGCAACCCATTATCATTCGCGCGGACGCTTCTGTTCATGCTCGGTATCATAGCCGCATTAAGCCGACAAGACGTGCGGGAGCGCATCCGGAGGATAACAGGCTCCGGTTGGCAGAAAATCAAGGGTACTGTCGGGATGGGAGTGAAAGTGAGCTACATTTGA
- a CDS encoding cysteine-rich PDZ-binding protein (COG:S;~EggNog:ENOG410PR9T;~InterPro:IPR019367;~PFAM:PF10235), with translation MVCAKCQKKLKQTELATPGVKRKTEMYYGSPATTLGGSSSSSSGSGAGAGAAGGKAKSSTLGSTGIGKSKLLSSKAKNPYAAYASSCEVCKTKTEQGRKYCQRCAYQKNACPMCGKGLTGSSSKNQPAITGQKFNLK, from the exons ATGGTCTGCGCCAAATGCCAAAAGAAACTCAAACAAACGGAGCTCGCCACTCCCGGCGTGAAACGCAAAACAGAAATGTACTATGGCTCACCAGCCACAACGCtcggtggtagtagtagcagcagcagtggcagtggtgctggcgctggtgctgctggagggAAAGCCAAGTCTAGTACGTTGGGGAGTACGGGGATTGGGAAG AGCAAACTCCTCAGCTCCAAGGCCAAGAATCCCTACGCGGCGTATGCTTCCTCCTGTGAGGTTTGCAAAACCAAGACAGAGCAGGGAAGGAAGTATTGTCAGCGGTGTGCGTATCAGAAGAATG CGTGTCCGATGTGTGGGAAGGGGTTGACGGGGAGTTCGTCGAAGAATCAGCCTGCGATTACGGGGCAGAAGTTCAACTTGAAGTAG
- the SFC1 gene encoding putative succinate:fumarate antiporter (Acr1) (COG:C;~EggNog:ENOG410PFV9;~InterPro:IPR018108,IPR023395) yields the protein MGLYKGLGAVLGGIIPKMAIRFTSYESYKQMLADKETGAVTSKATFLAGLAAGVTEAVAVVNPMEVVKIRLQAQHHSLADPLDTPKYRSAPHALFTVIKEEGFSTLYRGVSLTALRQGTNQAANFTAYTELKAFLQRVQPEYSNTQLPSYQTTFIGLISGAVGPFSNAPIDTIKTRLQKTRAEPGQSAVSRIMVIAKDMFKQEGARAFYKGITPRVMRVAPGQAVTFTVYEFLKGKLETSGWAFVGGNYEE from the exons ATGGGTCTATACAAGGGTCTGGGTGCTGTCCTTGGTGGTATCATCCCTAAGATGGCAATCCGGTTCACCTCCTACGAATCATACAAGCAAATGCTTGCTGATAAGGAGACCGGTGCCGTGACCAGCAAAGCCACTTTCCTGG CTGGTCTTGCTGCTGGTGTGACCGAAGCCGTGGCAGTGGTCAATCCTATGGAGGTTGTTAAGATTCGTTTGCAAGCACAACATCACAGTCTGGCGGACCCTCTCGATACCCCCAAGTACCGCAGTGCACCACATGCGCTTTTCACCGTgatcaaggaagagggattcAGCACTCTGTACCGCGGTGTCTCCCTGACTGCCCTTCGTCAAGGAACCAATCAAGCGGCCAACTTCACAGCCTACACCGAATTGAAGGCTTTCCTCCAGAGAGTTCAGCCCGAGTACAGCAACACACAGCTTCCTTCCTACCAGACAACTTTTATCGGTCTGATCTCCGGTGCTGTCGGACCTTTCTCCAACGCCCCGATCGATACGATCAAGACGAGACTGCAGAAGACCCGCGCTGAGCCCGGTCAATCAGCCGTATCACGTATCATGGTCATCGCGAAGGACATGTTCAAGCAAGAGGGTGCTCGCGCCTTCTACAAGGGTATCACACCCCGTGTGATGAGAGTGGCACCTGGTCAGGCCGTCACGTTCACCGTGTACGAGTTCCTGAAGGGCAAGCTGGAGACCTCCGGGTGGGCTTTCGTTGGTGGAAACTATGAAGAGTAA
- a CDS encoding uncharacterized protein (COG:P;~EggNog:ENOG410PHG1;~InterPro:IPR016833,IPR038770;~PFAM:PF01758,PF13593;~TransMembrane:8 (i21-44o59-76i88-114o126-145i157-180o207-225i246-265o271-292i)): MSISNHDPTSTRGITRTLKTIALFILHQWLLIGIGVACVLAYYFPNVAKSGGIIRSEYSILYGAMALIFLISGLSVPREKLIIHLLNWRLHVLVQGLSFLVIPAFILAIVHIILAGDPDEHIDRALLAGYIFLACIPTTIASNVVMTRSAGGDDAAALVEVIIANFLGPFITAGWTVTLLPKSEEFDVWRTGDGDLSSMYRDVFKQLGLAVLLPLVVGQLIRWVWPDIVGKVLAKYRIAKISTACLILLVWSTFSSCFATGALQTLSASSIVFVVLFNIALYMFLTAVCFYCSRPPRIISGVSFTVKGKTFYPFQQLNPQETIAVCFCGPAKSTALGIPLLYAMWGPLSLYIKSKTSVPVLLYTTEQICVAHFFVHMFKWWHRRVERKSASVSDVECGGEGNANDDGEKMDSPVSEAACGTDLESKSKGAGVNLSQEGNK; this comes from the exons atGTCCATATCCAACCATGACCCCACATCCACCAGGGGCATAACACGAACCCTCAAGACTATCGCCCTTTTTATCCTCCACCAATGGctcctcatcggcatcggaGTCGCCTGCGTCTTGGCCTACTATTTCCCCAACGTCGCCAAGAGCGGCGGCATCATCCGCTCCGAGTATAGCATTCTCTATGGCGCAATGGCCCTCATTTTCCTGATCTCCGGGCTCAGCGTGCCTCGAGAAAAGCTTATCATCCACCTCCTTAATTGGCGACTGCATGTTCTTGTCCAGGGTCTATCATTCCTCGTTATCCCGGCTTTCATTCTCGCTATCGTGCATATTATCTTGGCCGGTGACCCAGATGAACATATCGATCGCGCTCTGCTGGCTGGGTATATCTTCCTGGCTTGCATTCCTACCACTATTGCTTCGAATGTTGTCATGACTCGCTCGGCGGGCGGTGATGATGCCGCAGCGCTGGTGGAGGTCATTATTGCTAATTTCTTGGGCCCGTTTATCACCGCTGGATGGACGGTGACTTTGCTGCCGAAGTCGGAGGAGTTTGATGTCTGGAGAACCGGGGATGGGGATCTCTCCAGTATGTATCGCGATGTGTTTAAGCAGTTGGGTCTGGCGGTGTTGTtgccgttggtggtgggtcaGTTGATACGTTGGGTTTGGCCGGATATTGTGGGCAAGGTGTTGGCCAAGTATCGCATTGCGAAGATTAGCACTGCGTGCTTGATTCTGTTGGTTTG GTctaccttctcttcttgtttcGCGACAGGAGCGCTCCAGACTCTTTCCGCTTCGAGTATCGTCTTCGTGGTTCTGTTCAATATTGCGCTGTATATGTTCCTTACGGCTGTTTGCTTTTATTGTTCTCGCCCGCCGAGGATCATCTCTGGTGTGTCGTTCACGGTGAAAGGGAAGACATTCTATCCCTTCCAGCAATTGAACCCTCAGGAGACTATTGCCGTGTGCTTCTGTGGTCCGGCGAAGAGTACTGCGCTGGGGATTCCGCTGCTCTATGCCATGTGGGGCCCGTTGAGTCTGTATATCAAGTCGAAGACATCTGTGCCTGTGCTGCTATATACCACGGAGCAGATTTGTGTGGCGCATTTTTTTGTGCATATGTTCAAGTGGTGGCATCGGCGGGTTGAAAGGAAGAGTGCTAGTGTGAGTGATGTGGAgtgtggtggagagggaaaCGCAAATGACgatggggagaagatggacagTCCAGTGTCTGAAGCTGCGTGCGGGACGGATCTGGAGAGTAAAAGCAAAGGGGCCGGTGTGAATTTGTCCCAGGAAGGTAATAAATAA
- the TWF1 gene encoding twinfilin (COG:W;~EggNog:ENOG410PK0U;~InterPro:IPR028458,IPR029006,IPR002108;~PFAM:PF00241;~go_function: GO:0003779 - actin binding [Evidence IEA];~go_process: GO:0030837 - negative regulation of actin filament polymerization [Evidence IEA]) codes for MQSGISVSDELHEAFRNFVSDESIFCLPVTIKSESLSPLSPVPFASPNAFYPSLSQLSSVLEPKTPLYLLIRRPENGSSSLVALTYIPSNAGVRAKTLFAATRATLARELGTEKFASTIFATDEDEVIGEEAWKERDAEKKGTAGGFRREDLMGEKERELEAVRRAEEEARSGTPSRDIGIGGTFNRANPFGGASVKMKVDDEVKQALEGLQQGGLVQLSIDVPTEAIKVAAAESGVEANSVQSHIPSSSPRYTLYHYPDSDVVIFIYTCPSGSSIKERMLYASSRMHAITMAGDQGLKISKKIEASSPDEITGERLHEEVHPPQDNGPSRGFARPRRPGR; via the exons ATGCAGTCCGGAATCTCAG TGTCTGATGAGCTTCACGAAGCCTTCAGGAACTTCGTCTCCGATGAATCCATCTTCTGTCTTCCCGTAACCATCAAGTCGGAAAGCCTGTCGCCCCTTTCCCCGGTTCCTTTCGCCTCTCCAAACGCCTTCTATCCGTCTCTTTCCCAGCTCTCATCCGTCCTTGAACCCAAGACTCCCCTTTACCTCCTCATTCGTCGCCCTGAGAATGGTTCATCCTCCCTTGTGGCTTTGACCTACATTCCTTCCAATGCTGGCGTGCGCGCTAAGACTCTCTTCGCCGCAACCCGCGCCACCTTGGCTAGGGAACTGGGAACGGAGAAGTTCGCTTCCACCATCTTCGCtacggatgaagatgaggtcaTTGGTGAGGAGGCATGGAAGGAGCGggatgctgagaagaagggtaCCGCGGGCGGTTTCCGACGGGAGGATCTGATGGGTGAGAAGGAGCGGGAGTTGGAGGCTGTGCGGAGAGCCGAAGAGGAGGCTCGCAGCGGCACTCCGAGCAGAGATATTGGTATTGGTGGCACGTTCAACAGGGCAAACCCATTCGGTGGTGCGTCCGTCAAGATgaaagtggatgatgaggtcaAGCAGGCCCTCGAAGGGTTACAGCAGGGAGGCCTGGTTCAGCTG TCCATTGATGTCCCCACGGAGGCGATCAAGGTTGCTGCCGCTGAGTCCGGAGTGGAGGCGAACTCCGTCCAGTCACACAtcccttcgtcttctccccGGTACACACTTTACCACTACCCCGACTCCGACGTGGTGATCTTCATCTATACCTGCCCCTCGGGTTCCTCGATCAAGGAGCGTATGCTGTACGCCAGCTCCCGGATGCATGCAATCACTATGGCTGGCGATCAGGGCCTGAAGATTTCAAAGAAG ATCGAGGCCTCCTCGCCTGATGAGATCACGGGCGAAAGGTTGCATGAAGAAGTCCACCCGCCCCAGGACAACGGACCGAGCCGGGGATTTGCGAGACCGAGACGTCCGGGTCGGTAA
- a CDS encoding CAF1 family ribonuclease (COG:L;~EggNog:ENOG410PJ2I;~InterPro:IPR036397,IPR012337,IPR006941;~PFAM:PF04857;~go_function: GO:0003676 - nucleic acid binding [Evidence IEA]), which produces MDISAQTFFYHLPRVLDDLASCCFVSIDFEFSGIAKGLGPSPKSRSTLQERYEEVKNSADQYQILQVGLTICHEDPETETYTLKPYNLYLSPIIDRKLDLDRNCSFQSSAVEFLLENKFSMEDLYKNGVTYLSRDEESRIMARVMQRNERTTARSSLDVADHEHESIAFLKDARRLVDDWLALGKARENHLNIPPPRPINGPAPPNHPKSMPTDLNRFQKRLVHQLIEVEYPNLVTVSRPGFIQIIDYDEQREKAVRDQRVKWVQERIWKQTGFRWIAEALAGGDLTNLEPFCFINLMSSSKENPQSSLQDFSRRVKQRLQKNRPILVGHNLFTDLIYFCRCFFGPLPDRVEDFQAMAHKMFPVLMDTKYMATHNCGSINPRSSLQEINDSLAAQPTPAISIHPQFTKYNTRAIDHEAGFDSLLTAQVFIKLSAQLRDRGTSGIPPTVPETRQPSEKAKEPTKQVIGDFEATVVLPRGPKSNNVRIMFGSIEVEKVVQDNGGKDAGEVTRISLTPHDSPETRKKADEGRLIPRLGAQFWEIYGNKLRVFGTNERVCHIG; this is translated from the exons ATGGATATATCCGCCCAAACATTCTTCTACCACCTGCCCAGAGTATTGGATGACCTGGCATCCTGTTGTTTCGTATCTATAGACTTTGAATTCTCTGGCATCGCCAAAGGCCTCGGACCTTCTCCCAAGAGCAGAAGCACCTTGCAAGAGCGCTATGAAGAAGTCAAGAATTCCGCTGATCAATACCAAATACTACAAGTTGGCCTGACTATCTGCCATGAGGACCCGGAGACAG AAACGTACACCTTGAAGCCGTATAATCTATACTTGAGCCCAATCATCGATCGGAAGCTGGATTTAGACCGAAACTGTTCCTTCCAAAGCAGTG CCGTCGAGTTCCTCCTGGAGAACAAGTTTAGCATGGAAGACCTGTACAAGAATGGCGTCACCTACTTGTCGAGAGATGAGGAAAGTCGAATAATGGCCAGAGTCATGCAGAGAAATGAACGCACGACAGCACGCAGCTCCCTGGATGTCGCGGACCATGAGCATGAGTCTATAGCCTTTCTAAAGGATGCTCGCCGTCTTGTAGATGATTGGCTGGCGCTTGGTAAA GCCCGGGAGAATCACCTTAATATCCCGCCACCTAGACCTATTAATGGACCTGCTCCACCCAATCACCCCAAATCTATGCCGACAGACCTCAATAGGTTTCAAAAGAGGCTTGTTCATCAGCTCATCGAAGTGGAGTATCCGAATTTGGTGACTGTCAGTAGGCCAGGATTTATACAGATAATTGACTACGACGAACAGCGCGAGAAGGCCGTTCGCGATCAGAGGGTGAAATGGGTACAAGAAAGGATCTGGAAACAGACTGGATTCAGATGGATCGCGGAGGCGCTAGCTGGGGGCGATCTGACCAACCTCGAGCCTTTCTGCTTCATCAATTTGATGTCGTCTTCGAAGGAGAACCCCCAAAGTTCCCTTCAGGACTTCTCGCGGAGGGTGAAGCAGCGTTTGCAGAAGAATAGACCTATTCTGGTGGGCCACAATCTCTTCACGGACCTGATTTACTTTTGCCGGTGCTTCTTTGGGCCTCTCCCGGACCGTGTGGAGGATTTCCAAGCCATGGCTCACAAAATGTTCCCGGTGTTGATGGATACGAAGTATATGGCTACCCACAATTGTGGCTCCATTAATCCCAGGTCTTCCCTACAGGAAATCAATGACAGCCTCGCTGCACAGCCAACACCAGCAATAA GTATACACCCTCAGTTTACCAAGTACAATACGCGGGCCATTGATCACGAAGCCGGCTTTGATAGTTTGCTCACTGCTCAGGTCTTCATAAAACTTTCTGCTCAGCTCCGAGACAGGGGAACTTCTGGAATTCCGCCAACAGTTCCAGAGACGCGTCAACCCAGTGAAAAGGCCAAGGAGCCCACGAAGCAGGTCATCGGCGACTTCGAGGCTACTGTCGTCCTACCTAGAGGTCCCAAGTCGAACAACGTCCGTATTATGTTCGGCTCTATTGAAGTTGAAAAAGTTGTCCAAGACAATGGCGGCAAGGACGCTGGCGAGGTAACCAGAATATCCTTGACACCCCACGACTCTCCTGAGACACGGAAGAAAGCCGACGAGGGCCGATTGATTCCACGCTTAGGCGCGCAATTCTGGGAGATTTATGGAAACAAATTGCGCGTCTTCGGTACGAATGAGAGGGTATGCCACATTGGCTAG
- a CDS encoding uncharacterized protein (COG:S;~EggNog:ENOG410PVJN;~InterPro:IPR009784;~PFAM:PF07081) produces the protein MPPSSSSFTALNLPSTFSLPPCMEYFTLTAGPNTDLWRKPPNRDTATAPIVFTSLRSPFVVAEVTVTADWEMEWDQGGLVIFAGAAPQSFSPDSTPRSGRPGYPQPLRPCKWVKAGMEFSSGTMNASSVSATSDGADWCLSPLSIPDRGPSAMHSLRIKLERVGHSLWIWYQDPSAVPYAASPAAVSSTWKKLREVTWFFYGVEDKFVHVGVYASRPHSLPRTGTMWAMANGPGVAGSAAASANEGLVVEFEDLEIL, from the coding sequence ATGCCCCCCAGCAGTTCGTCTTTTACGGCGCTGAATCTGCCCTCGACATTTTCGCTACCGCCATGCATGGAATACTTCACCCTCACCGCCGGCCCTAATACGGACCTTTGGCGTAAGCCACCGAATCGGGATACTGCAACGGCTCCTATCGTGTTTACATCCTTGCGGAGCCCATTTGTAGTTGCCGAGGTCACTGTCACGGCCGACTGGGAAATGGAATGGGACCAGGGTGGTCTGGTGATCTTTGCCGGAGCTGCGCCGCAATCATTCTCGCCAGACAGTACTCCACGATCGGGCCGCCCCGGGTACCCTCAACCGTTACGACCCTGTAAATGGGTCAAGGCCGGGATGGAGTTCAGTTCGGGCACGATGAACGCATCATCGGTAAGCGCAACCTCCGACGGCGCGGACTGGTGTCTCTCACCACTGTCGATCCCCGATCGCGGTCCATCGGCCATGCATTCGTTACGCATCAAATTGGAGCGAGTCGGACATTCGCTCTGGATATGGTACCAGGATCCATCCGCGGTGCCGTATGCAGCGAGCCCGGCAGCCGTGAGCAGCACGTGGAAGAAGCTGCGGGAAGTAACATGGTTCTTCTACGGGGTAGAAGACAAGTTCGTCCACGTGGGCGTCTATGCCAGTCGCCCGCATAGTCTGCCTCGCACCGGGACGATGTGGGCGATGGCAAATGGCCCGGGGGTGGCCGgatcggcggcggcatcaGCGAACGAAGGGTTGGTGGTCGAGTTCGAGGATCTGGAGATATTGTAA